The following proteins come from a genomic window of Falco cherrug isolate bFalChe1 chromosome Z, bFalChe1.pri, whole genome shotgun sequence:
- the PLAA gene encoding phospholipase A-2-activating protein, with protein sequence MRRLGSARRGTAARSAPRRLPGRGGPPPPPARPLTPVPARRLAVSGGSGGGHIGGFSCCVRTPRRPPAMADEGGGYRLRCSLVGHGQDVRGLTRGLFPQGGFVSVSRDRTARLWAPDGLNRGFTEMHCMSGHSNFVSCVCIIPPSDLYPRGLIATGGNDHNICIFTVDSTAPLYILKGHKNTVCSLSSGKFGTLLSGSWDATAKVWLNDRCMMTLKGHTAAIWAVKILPEQGLMLTGSADKTIKLWKAGRCERTFTGHEDCVRGLAILSEVEFLSCANDASVRRWQIAGECLQVYYGHTNYIYSISVFPQCKDFVTTGEDRSLRIWKQGECAQTIRLPAQSVWCCCVLDNGDIVVGASDGIIRVFTESLERTASAEEIQAFENELSQASIDPKTGDLGDIDANDLPGREHLEEPGTRDGQTRLIKDNGKVEAYQWSVSERRWIKIGDVVGSSGATQQTSGKVLFEGKEYDYVFTIDVNESGPSYKLPYSITDDPWLTAYNFLQKNDLNPMFLDQVAKFIMDNTKGQTLLSTSAQFSDPYTGAGRYVPGSSTGSSTLPVADPFTGAGRYVPSSASNAVAPADPYTGTGAYQLAAAQAENIYFPKKDTFTFDKANPTQILGKLKELNGNASEEHKLTEDDLIILEKLLSATCNTSAETPTAQQIQTLWRAVNWPEDIVFPALDILRLSVRHPTVNENFCSEKDHVQFIILLLKFLNPKGKQANQLLALRALCNCFVSQAGQKLMMEQRDEIITQAIEMKSSNNKNIHIALATLTLNYAVCLHKVNNVEGKAQCLSVIGTVMEVVKDLEAIFRLLVALGTLISDDKNAVQLAKSLGVDSQIKKYASVSEPAKVKECCKFVLNLL encoded by the exons ATGCGCAGGCTTGGTTCCGCCCGCCGAGGGACGGCGGCCCGCTCTGCGCCGCGGCGCCTGCCGGGACGTGGaggcccgccgcccccgccggcgcGCCCGCTGACACCGGTTCCGGCGCGGCGCTTGGCGGTTTCCGgtggcagcggcggcggccACATCGGAGGGTTTAGCTGCTGTGTCAGGACACCTCGGCGGCCTCCCGCCATGGCGGACGAGGGCGGCGGCTACCGGCTTCGCTGCTCCCTGGTGGGGCATGGGCAGGACGTGCGGGGTCTAACCCGCGGCCTCTTCCCCCAGGGCGGTTTCGTGTCCGTCTCCCGGGACCGAACTGCGCGGCTGTGGGCTCCTGACGG TCTTAACAGGGGTTTTACTGAAATGCACTGTATGAGTGGCCACTCAAATTTTGTGTCTTGTGTGTGCATCATACCTCCAAGTGACCTCTATCCTCGTGGGCTGATTGCAACTGGTGGCAATGATcataatatttgcattttcacagTTGACAGCACAGCTCCCCTTTACATCCTTAAGGGTCATAAGAACACAG TTTGCAGCCTTTCATCTGGGAAATTTGGCACACTATTAAGTGGATCATGGGATGCAACAGCCAAGGTCTGGTTGAATGACAGATGTATGATGACATTAAAG GGTCACACAGCTGCAATATGGGCAGTGAAAATACTACCTGAACAGGGATTAATGTTGACTGGTTCAGCTGACAAAACTATTAAACTGTGGAAGGCAGGCAGATGTGAAAGAACATTCACTG GACATGAAGATTGTGTGAGAGGTTTAGCTATTCTCAGTGAAGTGGAATTCCTTTCCTGTGCTAATGATGCTAGTGTTCGAAGATGGCAGATCGCTGGCGAGTGTCTGCAGGTGTATTACGGACATACAAATTATATATACAGCATCTCTGTCTTCCCTCAGTGTAAAG attttGTAACTACTGGAGAGGATAGATCTCTTAGAATCTGGAAACAAGGGGAATGTGCTCAAACAATCAGACTCCCAGCTCAGTCTGTatggtgctgctgtgtgttAGACAATGGTGACATCGTGGTTGGTGCAAG TGATGGAATTATAAGAGTGTTTACAGAGTCTTTGGAACGTACAGCAAGTGCTGAGGAGATTCAGGCCTTTGAAAATGAGCTTTCCCAAGCATCCATTGACCCTAAAACTGGTGATTTAGGAGACATTGATGCTAATGACCTTCCTGGAAGAGAACATCTTGAGGAACCTG GAACGAGAGATGGACAGACACGGCTTATTAAAGATAATGGGAAAGTAGAAGCGTATCAGTGGAGTGTTAGTGAACGGAGATGGATAAAGATTGGCGATGTTGTTGGTTCTTCTGGAGCCACGCAGCAAACATCTGGAAAGGTTTTATTTGAAGGAAAG GAGTATGACTATGTTTTCACAATTGATGTAAATGAAAGTGGGCCTTCCTACAAACTACCATATAGTATCACTGATGATCCTTGGCTGACTGCATACAACTTCCTGCAAAAGAATGACCTAAATCCTATGTTTCTGGATCAGGTGGCCAAGTTTATTATGGACAACACTAAGGGGCAAACACTGTTGAGTACAAGTGCTCAATTTTCAGATCCATATACAG GTGCTGGACGTTATGTTCCAGGCTCTTCAACTGGGTCAAGCACACTGCCTGTAGCAGATCCATTCACAG GTGCTGGTCGCTATGTTCCTAGTTCAGCATCAAATGCAGTAGCTCCAGCTGATCCATATACAG GAACGGGCGCCTACCAATTAGCTGCAGCtcaagctgaaaatatttattttccgAAGAAGGATACTTTCACCTTTGACAAGGCCAATCCTACACAGATACTGG GCAAATTAAAGGAGCTTAATGGAAATGCAAGTGAAGAACATAAGCTTACAGAGGATGACCTGATAATCCTAGAAAAGTTATTGTCTGCAACATGCAACACCTCTGCAGAAACACCTACGGCACAGCAAATTCAGACTTTGTGGAGAGCAGTTAACTGGCCAGAAG atATTGTTTTTCCAGCCCTAGACATTCTTAGATTGTCTGTCAGGCATCCCACTGTGAATGAGAACTTCTGCAGTGAAAAGGATCATGTACAATTTATCATCCTTCTCCTTAAATTTCTGAACCctaaaggaaagcaagcaaaccaGCTGTTGGCACTTCGAGCTCTCTGCAATTGTTTTGTCAGCCAGGCAGGCCAGAAGCTCATGATGGAACAGAGGGATGAAATAATCACACAAGCAATAGAAATGAAATCAAGCAATAATAAGAACATCCACATTGCGCTTGCTACGCTGACATTGAACTATGCTGTATGCTTACATAAAGTCAACAACGTTGAGGGCAAAGCTCAATGTTTATCAGTAATCGGCACAGTTATGGAAGTTGTTAAAGATCTTGAAGCCATTTTCAGGTTGCTTGTGGCTCTTGGGACTCTAATCAGTGATGATAAAAATGCTGTGCAGTTAGCTAAGTCCCTTGGAGTTGACTCTCAAATAAAAAAGTATGCCTCTGTTTCAGAACCAGCTAAAGTAAAGGAATGCTGTAAGTTTGTTCTTAATCTGCTgtaa